The following coding sequences lie in one Cupriavidus taiwanensis LMG 19424 genomic window:
- a CDS encoding ATP-binding protein, which translates to MNLPSAQERPASLVRELCKLPTETEWLEFKRNRVDHEQIGEYISALSNSAALANRAHGYLIWGVDDASHELVGTMFDPKAAKVGNEELENWLLRLLSPKILFSFESVEVDGQRVVVLEVGRAYRHPVQFMHNEFVRIGSLKKKLKEFPEKERELWRIFDETPFEAMVARRDASDEEVVSLLDYPAYFDLAGIPLPENRSQVLERLAAESLIRRNDSGSWDITNLGAILFAKRLEDFSGLRRKAVRVIAYEGRDRVSTLREQVGAKGYAAGFEGLIGYINALLPSNEIIGKAIRKDVPMYPELAVRELAANALIHQDFGLGGAGPMIEIFKDRMEVTNPGSPLINVERFLDTPPRSRNEGLASLMRRFGICEERGSGVDKVVSVTEAYQLPAPEFSTVSDHTRATLFAHKELTKMDKSDRVRACYLHACLRYVQRDYMTNASLRDRFGIPVQNSATASRLIKEAVEGGMLRPYDETAGRKFMKYVPYWA; encoded by the coding sequence ATGAACCTACCATCCGCACAAGAGAGGCCTGCGAGCCTCGTTCGCGAACTCTGTAAGCTGCCAACGGAGACCGAGTGGCTTGAGTTCAAGCGCAATCGAGTGGACCACGAGCAAATCGGTGAGTACATCTCGGCATTGTCGAATTCTGCGGCTCTGGCCAACCGTGCCCACGGGTATTTGATATGGGGAGTCGACGATGCCAGTCATGAACTCGTCGGCACGATGTTCGACCCCAAGGCCGCGAAGGTGGGCAACGAAGAGCTGGAGAACTGGCTATTGCGCCTGCTCAGCCCGAAAATTCTATTCTCTTTCGAGTCCGTGGAAGTTGATGGTCAACGCGTTGTCGTACTCGAAGTTGGTCGCGCTTACCGGCATCCGGTTCAGTTCATGCACAATGAATTTGTCAGGATCGGGTCGCTGAAGAAGAAGCTGAAGGAATTTCCGGAAAAAGAGCGCGAGCTCTGGCGCATCTTTGACGAGACACCATTCGAGGCAATGGTCGCTCGCCGCGACGCTTCGGACGAGGAGGTTGTGTCTCTCCTCGACTATCCGGCGTACTTCGATCTGGCAGGAATTCCATTGCCGGAAAACCGCTCCCAGGTCTTGGAGCGCTTGGCCGCGGAAAGCCTGATCCGGCGCAACGATAGCGGATCTTGGGACATCACCAACCTTGGCGCTATTTTGTTCGCCAAGCGCCTGGAAGACTTCAGTGGACTGCGGCGCAAAGCAGTGCGGGTAATCGCCTACGAAGGCAGAGATCGCGTCAGCACCCTTCGCGAGCAGGTTGGTGCGAAGGGGTACGCGGCTGGCTTTGAGGGATTGATCGGTTACATCAATGCTTTGCTGCCGTCCAACGAGATCATCGGCAAGGCTATCCGAAAGGATGTTCCCATGTATCCGGAATTGGCAGTGCGGGAGCTTGCGGCCAACGCGCTCATCCATCAGGATTTTGGCTTGGGAGGAGCAGGGCCGATGATAGAGATCTTTAAGGACCGGATGGAGGTGACAAATCCTGGTAGTCCACTCATCAATGTCGAGAGATTCCTGGATACGCCCCCGCGTTCGCGGAACGAAGGGCTTGCTTCCCTCATGCGGCGCTTCGGCATCTGCGAGGAACGGGGAAGCGGCGTGGATAAGGTAGTGTCGGTCACGGAGGCTTACCAGCTGCCCGCTCCGGAGTTCTCGACAGTTTCCGACCATACGCGGGCAACCTTATTCGCGCACAAAGAACTTACGAAAATGGACAAATCCGACCGAGTGCGTGCTTGCTACCTGCATGCATGCCTTCGGTACGTCCAGCGCGACTATATGACCAATGCGAGTTTGCGAGATCGGTTCGGCATTCCGGTCCAGAACAGTGCGACGGCGTCGCGACTGATCAAGGAGGCCGTGGAGGGTGGCATGCTTCGGCCGTACGATGAGACTGCAGGCCGCAAGTTCATGAAGTATGTGCCGTACTGGGCATAG
- a CDS encoding HVO_A0114 family putative DNA-binding protein, whose translation MKTIVIGIMPQEKIRERVLAIARGEYRPKASEPKIWFTSMKSLAEVLSDDNRALLRVITETKPESISELAQATGRKPGNLSRTLKTMSNYGIVDLKREKNHVRPVAKATDFRILAA comes from the coding sequence ATGAAAACCATTGTGATTGGCATCATGCCGCAAGAGAAAATCCGTGAGCGCGTGTTGGCAATTGCGCGGGGTGAGTACAGGCCGAAGGCCAGCGAGCCTAAGATCTGGTTCACTTCCATGAAGTCGTTGGCCGAAGTGCTGAGCGACGACAATCGTGCTTTGTTGAGGGTCATCACCGAGACCAAGCCGGAATCCATCTCAGAACTCGCACAAGCTACGGGCCGCAAGCCCGGCAACCTATCGCGTACGCTGAAAACAATGTCCAACTATGGCATCGTCGACCTCAAACGTGAGAAGAACCATGTGCGCCCGGTCGCCAAAGCTACGGATTTCCGAATCCTTGCCGCTTAA
- a CDS encoding PIN domain-containing protein translates to MMSADAVVLVDFESVQDIDFSQLCGSRLVVFAGEIQKKVPIEVAMGLQALGERARWVRSSGIGPNALDFHIAFEIGRMVEKGEKGPVFVLSHDRGFDSLLTWLGTKLGIPARRVTALAEAFRASPADTGAAEGQASGPAQPSPTPAQPARATPAPAAFPKPSANAKPAAHTPPKAAKAASVKTPAKKAAQPQSGNDKKGSAKPNAELTRQILARSQKVARPRRRVTLAKHIHAMFKVHAIAEREVESIIAKLIANRSISDVEGAITYHF, encoded by the coding sequence ATGATGAGCGCCGACGCCGTCGTGCTGGTCGACTTCGAGAGCGTCCAGGACATCGACTTCTCCCAGTTGTGTGGCTCGCGTCTGGTGGTGTTCGCTGGCGAGATCCAGAAGAAGGTCCCCATCGAAGTGGCGATGGGGCTGCAGGCGCTAGGCGAGCGCGCCCGGTGGGTTCGCTCAAGCGGAATCGGGCCCAACGCGCTCGACTTCCACATTGCCTTCGAGATCGGCCGCATGGTGGAGAAGGGCGAGAAAGGGCCCGTGTTCGTGCTTTCCCACGACCGGGGTTTCGATTCTCTGCTCACCTGGCTCGGCACGAAGCTTGGGATTCCTGCGCGGCGCGTGACCGCGCTCGCCGAGGCGTTTCGGGCCAGCCCGGCGGACACGGGGGCCGCCGAGGGTCAAGCCTCTGGTCCGGCTCAGCCGAGCCCCACGCCCGCACAGCCCGCGCGCGCGACGCCGGCTCCGGCGGCTTTCCCAAAGCCGAGCGCGAACGCCAAGCCTGCGGCCCACACGCCTCCGAAGGCGGCCAAGGCGGCCTCCGTGAAAACGCCCGCCAAAAAGGCCGCGCAGCCCCAGTCAGGCAACGACAAGAAGGGCAGTGCCAAGCCGAACGCCGAGCTCACGCGCCAGATCCTGGCCCGCTCGCAGAAGGTTGCCCGGCCGCGCCGACGAGTGACCTTGGCGAAGCACATCCACGCCATGTTTAAGGTGCACGCCATCGCCGAGCGCGAGGTTGAGTCCATCATCGCCAAGCTCATCGCCAACCGCTCCATCAGCGACGTCGAAGGGGCGATCACCTACCATTTCTGA
- the imuA gene encoding translesion DNA synthesis-associated protein ImuA produces MLTVAPETIHPSLWVASQLARDNARTASTGYTALDKELPGGGWPIGSQVELLLQQPGIGELRLLRPTLVARSGRPIVLLAPPHAPQALSLVSWGISPERLLWIDAQRTADVLWAAEQTLRAGTCGALILWQSHLRNDALRRLHLAAQTSDTLFFVVRPAACARDASPSPLRLALEPAVGGVTVNFVKRRGPQQETPLLVALEPSPILLYRHAAPVDLPTPAVAPSRSLPADLVHH; encoded by the coding sequence ATGCTCACCGTCGCCCCTGAAACCATCCATCCGTCACTTTGGGTCGCCTCACAACTGGCCCGGGACAACGCGCGCACCGCCTCGACGGGCTATACCGCGCTGGACAAGGAGTTGCCGGGCGGAGGATGGCCCATCGGCAGCCAGGTGGAACTCTTACTGCAGCAACCTGGCATCGGCGAACTCCGGCTGCTGCGCCCCACGCTCGTGGCCCGATCTGGACGTCCGATCGTGCTCCTGGCGCCGCCGCACGCCCCACAAGCCCTTTCATTGGTGAGCTGGGGAATATCGCCGGAGCGGCTGCTGTGGATTGATGCGCAACGGACTGCCGATGTCCTTTGGGCGGCCGAGCAGACCTTGCGGGCCGGGACTTGTGGCGCCTTGATTCTCTGGCAGTCCCACCTTCGCAACGACGCGCTACGGCGCCTGCACCTGGCCGCACAAACCTCGGACACGCTCTTCTTCGTGGTGCGCCCCGCTGCGTGCGCGCGGGATGCCTCGCCGTCACCGTTGCGCCTGGCCCTCGAGCCTGCCGTCGGCGGCGTCACCGTCAACTTCGTCAAGCGCCGCGGGCCGCAGCAAGAGACCCCTCTGCTCGTCGCGCTGGAACCGTCCCCCATTTTGTTGTATCGCCATGCTGCGCCTGTGGATCTGCCTACGCCTGCCGTCGCTCCCTCTCGAAGTCTTCCGGCCGACCTGGTCCACCACTGA
- a CDS encoding DUF3096 domain-containing protein has protein sequence MTIVTSAGPLISLIAGILILVMPRLLNYIVAIYLIVIGLLGLFGGHLH, from the coding sequence ATCACCATTGTCACCAGCGCTGGGCCTCTCATCTCGCTGATTGCCGGCATCCTGATTCTTGTCATGCCGCGACTGCTCAACTACATCGTCGCCATCTACCTAATCGTCATCGGACTGCTCGGACTGTTTGGCGGACATCTGCACTGA
- a CDS encoding Y-family DNA polymerase, which yields MLRLWICLRLPSLPLEVFRPTWSTTELAVAVLDKERVHLATPLALAAGVKPGMRRGGVQTIAPAAILFDRDAGKEEDALARVTMATLQFSPNVAAADEAAVLIDVSTTLRLFGGPRKLRRRIMGTVQTMGFSTMVGSAPTAQGAWLLARTGGGTALTTASLQRRMAGLPIHALPAARKFADWFEGLGCLTLEDLRRLPRAGLQRRCGADFLDALDRAYGEAPEIFEWVEAPPAFDATVDLPDRIENAEQTLAYVRGLLVQMVGWLTARHLAIKRFHVALRHERGRAAIPPTTIEIALAEPNWHEEHLIRILKERLALVVVEAPMIAVAVSAIDTEPMAPPTESLFPEPGGTHADHARLLELLSARLGADRVRQPCLQADYRPEVANAWRPATEKPARVSLPAALPRPTWLLGKPVPLIERDHRPFYGSPLHIVSPPERIEAGWWGGQVVTRDYFVAQGKDHTCYWIFQERMGSREGDESRWYLHGLFG from the coding sequence ATGCTGCGCCTGTGGATCTGCCTACGCCTGCCGTCGCTCCCTCTCGAAGTCTTCCGGCCGACCTGGTCCACCACTGAACTGGCCGTTGCCGTCCTCGACAAGGAACGGGTCCATCTCGCTACGCCCCTGGCCCTGGCTGCGGGCGTCAAGCCGGGCATGCGCCGCGGCGGCGTGCAAACCATCGCGCCAGCCGCCATCCTGTTTGATCGCGATGCCGGCAAGGAAGAGGACGCACTGGCGAGAGTCACCATGGCGACGCTGCAGTTTTCGCCGAATGTCGCCGCTGCAGATGAAGCTGCGGTCCTGATCGACGTCAGCACCACGCTACGACTCTTCGGTGGCCCGCGCAAACTCCGCCGACGGATCATGGGGACCGTCCAGACGATGGGCTTCAGCACGATGGTCGGCAGCGCCCCGACGGCGCAGGGAGCGTGGCTGCTGGCGCGCACCGGCGGTGGCACCGCCTTGACTACGGCGTCGTTGCAACGCAGGATGGCCGGCCTGCCGATTCACGCCTTGCCCGCCGCGCGCAAGTTTGCCGACTGGTTCGAAGGCCTGGGCTGCCTGACGCTGGAGGACCTGCGCCGCCTGCCTCGCGCCGGTCTGCAGCGCCGCTGCGGCGCTGACTTCCTGGATGCCCTGGATCGCGCCTACGGGGAGGCCCCGGAAATCTTCGAGTGGGTCGAAGCTCCCCCAGCATTCGATGCGACGGTGGATCTGCCGGATCGCATCGAGAATGCCGAACAGACGCTGGCGTATGTTCGCGGCCTGTTGGTGCAGATGGTGGGTTGGTTGACCGCCCGGCACCTGGCCATCAAGCGGTTCCATGTGGCATTGCGCCACGAGCGCGGCCGCGCGGCCATCCCGCCGACGACGATCGAGATTGCGCTCGCCGAGCCCAACTGGCATGAGGAACATCTGATCCGCATCCTCAAGGAGCGGCTCGCCCTCGTTGTCGTCGAAGCCCCGATGATCGCCGTGGCCGTGTCCGCGATCGACACGGAGCCCATGGCACCGCCCACGGAGTCCCTCTTCCCGGAACCCGGCGGGACGCATGCCGATCACGCCCGGCTACTCGAGCTGCTCAGCGCGCGCCTCGGCGCCGACAGGGTTCGCCAGCCCTGCTTGCAGGCAGACTACCGCCCCGAGGTGGCCAACGCATGGCGACCGGCCACCGAGAAGCCTGCACGCGTGTCCCTGCCGGCAGCCCTGCCTCGACCAACCTGGCTGTTGGGCAAGCCGGTCCCGCTCATCGAGCGGGATCACCGGCCGTTCTACGGTTCGCCCCTGCATATCGTTTCGCCACCCGAGCGCATCGAAGCCGGCTGGTGGGGCGGCCAAGTGGTCACGCGCGATTACTTCGTGGCGCAAGGTAAGGACCACACCTGCTACTGGATCTTCCAGGAGCGGATGGGCAGCCGCGAAGGCGACGAATCGCGGTGGTACCTCCATGGTCTCTTCGGATAA
- a CDS encoding toxin-antitoxin system TumE family protein, translating to MKRDTAIDTLLDLHGSILDQGGGYWIKLEAWQVEISKEIPHGIRYSLTLHEPYGKRILGYDNAHAVKPPKKFKYAGRILAYDHKHRHVSDKGVPYEFKDAQQLMNDFFADVDRVLSEVKKR from the coding sequence ATGAAACGAGACACGGCTATTGATACCCTGCTTGACCTGCATGGTTCGATCCTCGATCAAGGGGGCGGTTACTGGATCAAGCTCGAAGCCTGGCAAGTCGAAATATCGAAGGAGATTCCCCATGGCATCAGGTACTCCCTCACCCTGCATGAGCCGTATGGCAAGAGAATTCTTGGGTATGACAACGCGCATGCAGTGAAGCCGCCCAAGAAATTTAAGTATGCCGGACGCATTTTGGCTTATGACCACAAGCACAGGCACGTGTCGGATAAAGGGGTGCCCTACGAATTCAAGGATGCACAGCAACTGATGAACGACTTTTTCGCAGACGTTGACCGCGTTCTGTCGGAGGTGAAGAAGAGATGA
- a CDS encoding ADP-ribosylglycohydrolase family protein, protein MVYAHGNAGNVVRRCRPTAILFGHDTDTTACVGGGLAGIKFGLPGIRRAGCVSFAGPQSANSRNGLQE, encoded by the coding sequence CTGGTCTACGCACATGGCAATGCAGGAAACGTCGTTCGAAGATGTCGTCCAACCGCGATCCTATTCGGTCACGATACCGACACCACGGCGTGCGTCGGCGGGGGACTGGCTGGCATCAAGTTCGGTCTGCCGGGAATCCGACGCGCTGGCTGCGTCAGCTTCGCGGGTCCGCAATCAGCGAATTCGCGCAACGGCTTGCAGGAATGA